The Patescibacteria group bacterium genome has a segment encoding these proteins:
- a CDS encoding S1 RNA-binding domain-containing protein, producing the protein MDIQLPVRDVQVQTATTATKEAGGFKELLETHSAKLPKEGDLVTGTVLSVAKNEVLVDLQGVATGVARGFELVDESGEYSSLRSGDEVSATVIDLENEKGLIELSFRSAGHKKAWDKLRVLMDAGTITQVKIIEANKGGLLVACGNVSGFMPVSQLSPEHYPRIQGGDKNKILDRLKSYIGELFDAKIIDVGEEEDKLIVSEKAAWEEQQKDLLGSYNVGDVIEGTVSVITEFGAFVQFGQGLEGLIHISELAWQRIDDPRDIVHSGQKIKAQIIKIERSKIFLSMKRLIEDPWMRVKDRYAIGQKVMGKVLKVNPFGLFVELDPQIHGLAHSSELSAKGPVDPMSIAKPGDNIEFTIISIDPQEHRLGLSLKPVQEKVAKKEASEIEQADPQPSEAAQEDATSAPAE; encoded by the coding sequence ATGGATATTCAACTTCCAGTACGGGACGTACAGGTTCAAACAGCAACTACAGCAACTAAAGAAGCAGGTGGTTTTAAAGAGCTTCTCGAGACTCATAGTGCAAAACTCCCCAAAGAAGGCGATCTTGTCACAGGTACTGTTTTAAGTGTTGCCAAAAATGAGGTACTTGTAGATTTACAGGGCGTTGCAACGGGTGTTGCACGCGGATTTGAACTTGTTGATGAATCGGGTGAGTATTCTTCACTCAGATCCGGTGACGAAGTATCGGCAACAGTCATTGATCTTGAAAATGAAAAGGGGTTAATTGAATTATCATTTCGTTCAGCAGGACATAAGAAGGCATGGGATAAGCTTCGCGTGCTCATGGATGCTGGTACGATTACTCAAGTAAAAATTATTGAAGCAAATAAAGGAGGATTGCTCGTTGCATGCGGCAATGTATCAGGATTCATGCCTGTTTCGCAGCTTTCTCCAGAACATTATCCCCGCATACAGGGTGGCGATAAAAATAAAATTCTTGATCGGCTTAAATCATATATCGGAGAGTTATTTGATGCAAAAATTATAGATGTAGGCGAAGAAGAAGATAAGCTCATTGTTTCAGAAAAAGCAGCATGGGAAGAACAGCAGAAAGATTTATTGGGAAGTTATAATGTTGGCGATGTTATCGAAGGAACAGTGTCGGTTATCACAGAATTCGGCGCATTTGTGCAATTCGGTCAGGGACTGGAGGGGTTGATCCATATCTCAGAGCTTGCATGGCAGCGCATTGATGACCCGAGAGATATTGTGCACTCGGGACAAAAGATCAAAGCGCAGATTATTAAAATTGAACGATCAAAGATTTTTCTTTCCATGAAGCGCCTTATCGAAGATCCTTGGATGCGCGTAAAAGATCGCTATGCAATCGGCCAGAAAGTAATGGGTAAAGTTCTTAAAGTAAATCCATTCGGTTTATTTGTCGAGCTTGATCCGCAAATTCATGGACTCGCACATTCATCTGAACTCTCTGCAAAAGGCCCCGTTGACCCAATGAGTATTGCAAAGCCTGGTGATAATATAGAATTTACTATTATTTCAATCGATCCTCAGGAGCACCGCCTTGGGTTAAGTCTTAAGCCTGTACAGGAGAAGGTTGCCAAAAAAGAAGCATCCGAAATCGAACAAGCTGATCCCCAACCATCAGAGGCGGCACAGGAAGATGCTACAAGTGCTCCCGCTGAATAA
- the ftsH gene encoding ATP-dependent zinc metalloprotease FtsH, translated as MKGIVKNIVVFLLAIFVVGSFLSLYSSRSIKKEEKIGIETMVRQIQQEEIKEIIIEGDTIHITLNKDAKREILHKEPSESLSTLLKNYNVDTEKLKKVTVEVKDQASLFWFNAFVTFVLPFAILAFFIYIMVRQVQGANNRAMTFGSSRARRFDTKNQKNTITFKDFAGAKESKEELQEIIEFLKDPKKFTDLGARIPKGVMLVGAPGTGKTLLAKAVAGEAEAPFFHVSGSEFIEMFVGVGASRVRDLFAQAKKAAPSIIFIDEIDAVGRQRGSGLGGSHDEREQTLNQILVELDGFEPNANVIVIAATNRPDVLDPALLRPGRFDRRVVIDLPNISEREEILVVHASNKPLAEGVSLRRVAERTPGFSGADLSNLLNEAAILVARQNRKELTLEDILISIEKVLLGPERKSHMMSEKEKKITAYHEAGHALVSHTLPSAPPVQKVSIISRGQAAGYTLNMPTEDKHFKTKTEFTSELAVLLGGYMAEHIFFGDVTTGASSDLKKATRLARKLVTEYGMSEQLGQRTFGERDDLIFLGKELTEHRDYSDKTAELIDQEISRFIEAARKQAEDIISSSREKMENIVVLLLEKETLEREEFEQAVGSDKAPIVE; from the coding sequence ATGAAGGGAATTGTAAAAAATATTGTTGTATTTCTTCTTGCTATCTTTGTAGTAGGGAGTTTTTTGAGCTTGTACTCATCGCGCTCGATCAAAAAAGAAGAAAAAATCGGTATCGAAACGATGGTTCGGCAAATTCAACAAGAAGAGATAAAAGAAATTATCATTGAAGGCGACACAATCCATATCACCCTCAATAAGGATGCCAAGCGGGAAATTCTCCACAAAGAGCCGAGCGAATCACTTAGCACGCTTCTCAAAAATTATAATGTCGATACCGAGAAGTTAAAAAAAGTAACAGTCGAAGTGAAGGATCAGGCAAGTCTCTTTTGGTTCAATGCATTTGTTACATTTGTGCTCCCATTTGCAATACTCGCATTTTTCATCTATATAATGGTGCGCCAAGTGCAGGGCGCAAATAATCGCGCGATGACGTTTGGATCGAGTAGGGCGCGGCGGTTTGACACGAAAAACCAAAAAAATACCATCACATTCAAGGACTTTGCCGGCGCGAAAGAATCAAAAGAAGAGCTGCAGGAAATCATTGAATTTCTGAAGGATCCAAAAAAGTTCACAGATCTTGGTGCGCGAATTCCAAAAGGGGTTATGCTTGTGGGTGCGCCGGGAACCGGCAAAACATTGCTTGCAAAAGCAGTTGCCGGTGAAGCTGAAGCCCCCTTCTTTCATGTTTCCGGCTCTGAATTTATAGAAATGTTCGTTGGTGTGGGTGCAAGCCGCGTGAGAGACTTGTTTGCTCAGGCAAAAAAAGCTGCGCCAAGTATTATTTTCATCGATGAAATAGATGCCGTCGGCCGACAACGCGGTTCCGGCTTGGGAGGGTCTCATGATGAACGCGAGCAGACACTCAATCAAATTCTTGTAGAGCTAGATGGATTTGAGCCGAACGCAAATGTTATCGTGATTGCGGCAACAAACAGGCCGGACGTTCTCGATCCTGCATTGCTACGCCCCGGACGCTTTGATAGGCGTGTGGTTATTGACTTGCCTAATATTAGCGAGCGCGAGGAAATATTAGTAGTGCACGCGAGCAATAAGCCTTTGGCGGAAGGTGTTTCACTTCGCAGGGTCGCTGAGCGAACACCGGGATTTTCCGGAGCAGATCTGTCGAATCTTCTGAATGAAGCAGCCATTCTCGTAGCGCGCCAAAACAGGAAGGAATTAACGCTTGAGGATATTCTTATCAGTATTGAAAAGGTACTTCTGGGTCCCGAGCGCAAAAGCCATATGATGTCTGAAAAGGAAAAAAAGATTACCGCCTATCATGAGGCGGGGCATGCGCTTGTTTCCCATACATTGCCAAGTGCGCCGCCAGTACAAAAGGTATCGATTATTTCTCGCGGGCAAGCGGCCGGTTATACGCTTAATATGCCTACTGAAGACAAGCACTTTAAGACAAAAACAGAATTTACCAGCGAATTGGCAGTACTTCTTGGCGGATACATGGCAGAGCATATCTTCTTTGGCGACGTAACTACGGGAGCAAGTAGTGATTTGAAGAAAGCAACTCGATTGGCACGAAAGCTTGTGACGGAATATGGCATGAGTGAGCAGCTGGGACAGCGCACATTTGGCGAACGGGATGACCTTATTTTCCTTGGCAAGGAACTTACAGAGCACAGGGATTATAGCGATAAAACAGCAGAGCTTATTGACCAAGAAATATCGAGATTTATTGAAGCCGCCAGAAAACAAGCCGAAGATATAATTAGCTCCTCTAGAGAAAAAATGGAAAATATAGTAGTATTACTATTAGAAAAGGAGACTCTTGAACGAGAGGAATTTGAGCAAGCTGTCGGATCTGATAAAGCGCCGATAGTAGAATAA
- a CDS encoding GspE/PulE family protein, with protein sequence MTDDSHKNDLTITSKKSGESFTQKMGEIALKEKERQVQMQAFALGVPYINLYGKPVPPSSMELISEEDAKKFFLVCFLESADGVKLATIDPAAEGLKEFIQTFSEVQHRKVELFLMSQASFDSVMKLYAQIPKIKPHVAGVQITQEDLSKYAGDEYSDIRKLNDLLAKASMSEIITIVVAVAFHTKSSDIHIEAEEKDVKARLRIDGILHDIALLPHGVWAKLIARVKLLSGLKINVSDRPQDGRFTIFLKDDKVDVRVSTLPTSYGESVVMRLLRSSSAGLGFEQLGLSEYAHKQLKKEIDKPNGMVITTGPTGSGKTTTLYAILNYLNSPELKIITLEDPVEYKLGGISQSQIDTEKGYTFAGGLRAILRQDPDIVMVGEIRDLETAEIAINAALTGHMVLSTIHTNSAAGAIPRFIAMGAKGFLLAPALNAMIGQRLIRKLCQACKIEQQPDTETLDRIKQLLGAISPTSGIVADLSNAKFYASKGCNDCHGIGYKGRLGIYEVLPMTKEIEEIILSGSVSEYKLQEVAVANGMITMVQDGLLRVLAGTTSIEEVFSVAD encoded by the coding sequence ATGACAGACGATTCACACAAGAACGATCTTACGATTACATCAAAAAAATCTGGTGAGTCTTTCACGCAGAAAATGGGAGAAATAGCGCTCAAGGAGAAAGAACGCCAAGTACAGATGCAGGCATTCGCACTTGGCGTGCCATATATTAATTTATATGGCAAGCCCGTGCCGCCAAGCAGCATGGAATTAATCTCAGAAGAAGACGCAAAAAAGTTTTTTCTGGTATGTTTTTTGGAATCTGCAGATGGTGTAAAACTTGCAACAATCGACCCTGCCGCAGAAGGCCTTAAGGAGTTTATTCAGACATTCAGCGAAGTGCAGCATCGTAAGGTCGAACTTTTTCTTATGTCGCAGGCAAGTTTTGATTCTGTTATGAAGCTCTATGCGCAGATTCCTAAAATCAAACCCCATGTTGCCGGTGTGCAGATTACCCAGGAAGACCTCAGTAAATACGCCGGAGATGAATATTCGGATATTCGCAAGCTTAACGATCTTCTTGCAAAAGCAAGCATGTCGGAAATTATAACAATTGTTGTAGCTGTAGCATTTCATACCAAATCATCAGACATCCATATTGAAGCAGAAGAAAAAGACGTCAAAGCGCGATTGCGCATTGATGGTATTCTGCACGATATCGCACTTCTTCCCCATGGTGTATGGGCCAAGCTTATTGCGCGAGTGAAGCTGCTTTCAGGCTTAAAGATTAATGTTAGTGATAGGCCTCAAGATGGGCGATTTACCATTTTTTTGAAGGATGACAAGGTTGATGTTCGTGTTTCAACGCTTCCTACGAGTTATGGCGAAAGTGTTGTCATGCGCTTACTTCGATCATCTTCCGCAGGCCTTGGTTTTGAACAGCTTGGCCTATCCGAATATGCGCATAAGCAGCTCAAAAAAGAAATCGATAAGCCGAACGGTATGGTTATTACGACCGGCCCCACAGGTTCCGGCAAAACAACAACGCTGTATGCTATTTTGAACTATCTTAATTCGCCGGAATTGAAAATTATTACTCTTGAAGACCCCGTTGAATACAAGCTTGGCGGCATCAGTCAAAGCCAAATTGATACGGAGAAGGGATACACATTTGCTGGCGGCTTGCGGGCTATTTTGCGCCAAGACCCCGACATTGTCATGGTTGGCGAAATTCGTGATTTGGAAACTGCAGAAATAGCCATTAATGCCGCGCTTACGGGACACATGGTGCTTTCAACCATTCATACTAATAGCGCTGCCGGCGCTATACCACGGTTTATAGCCATGGGAGCGAAAGGTTTTCTTCTTGCTCCCGCCCTGAATGCAATGATCGGGCAACGCCTTATCAGAAAGCTCTGCCAGGCATGCAAAATTGAACAACAACCGGACACCGAAACGCTTGATCGAATTAAGCAGCTACTTGGCGCCATTTCGCCAACAAGCGGTATTGTAGCGGATCTTTCGAACGCTAAGTTTTATGCGTCCAAGGGCTGTAATGACTGCCATGGCATTGGGTATAAGGGGCGCTTAGGTATTTACGAAGTATTGCCGATGACAAAAGAAATCGAAGAAATTATTCTTTCGGGTTCAGTCTCAGAATATAAACTTCAAGAGGTAGCGGTTGCAAATGGAATGATCACGATGGTCCAAGATGGATTGCTAAGAGTGTTGGCAGGTACTACTTCTATTGAAGAGGTTTTCTCCGTTGCAGATTAA
- a CDS encoding isoprenylcysteine carboxylmethyltransferase family protein has product MTNTTKDTLSLTLQMVLFILLVPVLYATGLNFDRAFGWDMDTPLLFRILTVVIIISGAVLFMWTLRSLFMAGHHIPSSDNPAPKLVVTGPFHFVRNPHALAIGIWLFGFSLFFSSVGFMLTTFVLFALILYVMKFGEEKELEERFGKEYSEYKQKTPFIIPRISQK; this is encoded by the coding sequence ATGACCAATACGACCAAAGATACGCTTTCTCTTACTCTGCAGATGGTTCTCTTTATCCTCCTTGTTCCCGTGCTCTATGCTACGGGGCTTAATTTTGATCGAGCCTTCGGTTGGGACATGGACACACCACTCCTCTTCCGAATATTGACGGTAGTGATTATTATCAGTGGCGCGGTGCTCTTTATGTGGACACTCCGAAGTCTTTTCATGGCAGGGCATCATATTCCCTCTTCGGATAATCCTGCACCGAAACTGGTTGTCACAGGACCCTTTCACTTTGTGCGCAACCCTCATGCGCTTGCCATTGGTATATGGCTTTTTGGATTTTCACTTTTTTTCAGCTCTGTTGGTTTCATGCTTACAACCTTTGTACTATTTGCTCTCATTCTGTATGTCATGAAGTTTGGTGAAGAAAAAGAACTTGAAGAACGTTTTGGCAAAGAATATTCCGAATACAAACAAAAAACACCGTTTATTATCCCACGCATTTCACAAAAATAA
- a CDS encoding HNH endonuclease signature motif containing protein, with the protein MRKRKWTKEQLYDAVIRSRSYRQVLTALELREAGGNYSQVKKYISEYGINIKHFTGKLWSKGLHGINRPQIPLEQILVKGSLYQSFKLKKRLFKEGLKVPKCEECGWANISKDGRVPLELDHINGNRIDNRFENLRILCPNCHSLKPTHRGRNCKKYTSN; encoded by the coding sequence ATGAGGAAAAGGAAATGGACAAAAGAACAGCTTTATGATGCAGTTATTCGATCTCGTAGCTATCGTCAAGTACTAACAGCGCTTGAATTGAGAGAGGCAGGAGGTAACTATTCTCAAGTTAAAAAATATATAAGTGAATACGGTATTAATATTAAGCATTTTACTGGGAAGTTATGGAGCAAAGGCCTTCATGGAATAAATAGACCTCAAATACCACTTGAACAAATTTTAGTAAAAGGTAGTCTATATCAGAGCTTTAAACTAAAAAAACGCCTCTTTAAAGAGGGTCTTAAAGTGCCTAAATGCGAAGAATGTGGCTGGGCTAATATTTCTAAAGATGGGAGGGTTCCTCTAGAATTAGACCACATCAATGGAAATAGAATTGATAACAGGTTCGAGAATTTAAGGATTTTGTGTCCAAATTGCCACAGTCTTAAGCCAACTCACAGAGGAAGAAATTGTAAAAAATACACGTCAAATTAA
- a CDS encoding transketolase C-terminal domain-containing protein, which yields MVNKALLLNTNLFSKDVEQIPTRNGYGDTLLELGKTNPNVVVLTGDLAESTRVLEFAKRYPERFVECGVAEQNMTGIAAGLALSGKIPFISSYAVFSPGRSWDQVRVSVAINRANVKIAGAHSGISVGPDGATHQALEDIAIMRVLPNMIVIVPCDYEETRKATLAAAAFQGPVYFRFAREKTPVITTTKTPFTIGKAELFRKGRDVSIIACGPLVYQSLVAAQELSLQGIDCEVINNHTIKPLDEKTLMASVRKTQCAVTVEEHQTVAGAGSAACELFSQKYPIPIEMIGMPNTFGESGQPHELLEKYGMSVKAIKAAVRKVLRREKMV from the coding sequence ATGGTCAACAAGGCTCTATTATTAAATACCAATCTTTTCTCTAAAGATGTCGAACAGATTCCAACGCGCAATGGCTATGGGGATACTCTTCTTGAGCTTGGGAAAACAAATCCTAATGTGGTAGTGCTCACAGGCGATCTGGCAGAATCAACGCGTGTGCTGGAGTTTGCAAAACGCTATCCAGAACGTTTTGTTGAATGTGGTGTTGCAGAACAAAATATGACAGGTATTGCGGCTGGATTGGCTTTATCAGGGAAAATCCCCTTTATCTCAAGCTATGCGGTCTTTTCGCCTGGTAGAAGCTGGGATCAGGTGCGCGTGAGCGTTGCAATCAATAGAGCAAATGTTAAAATCGCCGGAGCTCACTCGGGCATTTCGGTGGGTCCGGATGGCGCAACTCACCAAGCATTAGAAGACATCGCCATTATGCGCGTCCTACCAAATATGATTGTTATTGTTCCGTGCGATTATGAAGAAACTCGAAAAGCAACGCTTGCGGCGGCGGCATTTCAAGGGCCTGTCTATTTCCGATTTGCGCGAGAAAAAACTCCTGTTATCACAACAACAAAAACTCCTTTTACAATCGGAAAAGCGGAACTATTTCGCAAAGGAAGGGATGTGAGTATTATTGCCTGCGGACCGCTGGTGTATCAATCACTTGTGGCTGCTCAAGAATTATCTCTGCAAGGTATCGATTGCGAAGTCATCAATAACCACACCATTAAACCGCTTGATGAAAAGACGCTAATGGCTTCCGTGCGCAAAACACAATGTGCCGTCACCGTCGAAGAACATCAAACGGTTGCCGGCGCAGGAAGTGCCGCGTGTGAGCTATTCTCTCAAAAGTATCCTATTCCTATAGAAATGATTGGCATGCCAAACACATTTGGCGAATCAGGACAGCCACATGAACTGCTTGAGAAATATGGGATGTCGGTCAAAGCAATCAAAGCGGCAGTAAGGAAGGTGCTAAGACGAGAGAAAATGGTATAA
- a CDS encoding transketolase — MLLEAGSGHSAGPLGMADVFTALYFHILHHRPKQPDWPKRDRLVLSCGHICPVRYAAMARAGYFSIKTLQTLRKLGSPLQGHPELTKLPGVESTSGPLGQGTSLAVGMALAARMDKKAYRVYGIFSDGEHDEGQTWEAVLFAGKNKLSNFTAIVDRNNIQIDGVTEDIMPLEPLADKYKAFNWHVLEIDGNNIREIVDACEQAKRITEKPTVIIAHTIPGRGVDFMEKDYRWHGIPPNKEQATVALKELRSLRGRIISEHE; from the coding sequence ATGCTTCTTGAAGCAGGATCGGGACACTCTGCAGGACCTTTAGGGATGGCGGACGTATTCACTGCGCTCTATTTTCATATCCTTCATCATAGACCAAAACAACCTGATTGGCCCAAGCGCGATCGACTTGTGCTTTCATGCGGACACATTTGTCCCGTACGTTATGCTGCAATGGCGCGTGCTGGCTATTTTTCCATCAAAACACTACAAACACTGCGTAAACTTGGTTCTCCCCTCCAAGGACATCCTGAACTCACCAAACTTCCCGGTGTCGAAAGCACCAGTGGCCCCCTGGGACAGGGGACGTCACTTGCTGTTGGCATGGCACTTGCAGCACGCATGGACAAAAAGGCGTATAGAGTGTACGGGATATTTTCCGACGGGGAACATGATGAAGGCCAAACATGGGAAGCAGTGTTGTTTGCCGGCAAAAACAAATTATCCAATTTCACTGCTATTGTCGACAGAAATAACATTCAAATAGATGGCGTAACAGAAGATATTATGCCGCTTGAACCACTGGCAGACAAATACAAAGCATTCAATTGGCATGTACTTGAAATTGATGGCAATAATATTCGAGAAATAGTTGATGCATGTGAACAAGCAAAGCGCATTACAGAAAAACCGACAGTCATCATCGCGCATACCATTCCCGGACGCGGTGTTGATTTTATGGAAAAGGATTACCGCTGGCATGGCATACCGCCAAACAAAGAACAGGCGACGGTCGCCCTCAAAGAACTGCGGTCATTGCGCGGAAGGATTATCAGTGAACATGAGTAA
- a CDS encoding glycosyltransferase translates to MKKISVIIPAFNEERYIQKTLSALQQQTFPREFVEIIVVNNVSTDRTEEFARMGGADIVVAEPTKGTNRARQTGLEHASGDVIAFLDADCIPPQWWLEKIYEKLHQNRDSFVALAGTYKFAEDITEPLYIYEQIYTWLVLPTLNSLMGKVFKKGGVIIGGNFAAFRETFNKINGIDTSFTFFGDDASIAKNLGTLGLVNFDPTLYVTTSARRFEREGLVKTNWEYAKNYFKVMLS, encoded by the coding sequence ATGAAAAAAATTTCAGTTATTATCCCTGCATTCAATGAAGAACGGTACATTCAAAAAACGCTTTCCGCGCTTCAACAACAAACATTTCCTCGCGAATTCGTAGAAATTATCGTAGTCAATAATGTGAGTACTGATCGAACGGAAGAATTTGCCCGCATGGGAGGGGCTGACATTGTCGTAGCTGAACCAACAAAAGGAACAAACCGCGCACGTCAAACAGGGCTCGAGCATGCAAGTGGAGATGTGATTGCATTTCTTGATGCGGATTGCATTCCTCCCCAATGGTGGCTCGAAAAAATCTACGAAAAACTACATCAGAACCGTGATTCATTCGTAGCACTCGCCGGCACGTACAAATTTGCCGAGGATATCACTGAGCCGCTCTATATCTATGAACAAATCTATACGTGGCTGGTGCTTCCAACGCTTAATTCCCTCATGGGCAAAGTATTTAAAAAAGGCGGGGTGATTATCGGCGGCAACTTTGCGGCATTCCGTGAGACATTTAATAAAATAAATGGTATCGATACGTCATTTACGTTTTTTGGCGATGATGCAAGTATTGCAAAAAATCTGGGAACGCTTGGTCTGGTAAACTTTGATCCAACGCTCTATGTCACCACATCCGCACGGCGTTTTGAACGCGAAGGGCTTGTCAAAACAAATTGGGAATACGCGAAAAACTATTTCAAAGTCATGTTGAGTTGA
- a CDS encoding RpiB/LacA/LacB family sugar-phosphate isomerase produces MKKMLIYIGADHAGFEKKEKLKAALEKLHYSVVDMGAKEKNDSDDYPIIAKKVALAMKKSKGAQGILLCGSGQGVCIAANRIKGIRAAVAWNPQSAAASRNDDDANILCLGARFFTSTQLLTIILCWLKTPFSKLSRHKRRIRLIDTFPAR; encoded by the coding sequence ATGAAAAAAATGTTGATTTACATCGGTGCGGACCATGCGGGATTTGAAAAAAAAGAAAAGCTTAAAGCCGCTTTGGAAAAGCTGCATTACAGCGTAGTTGACATGGGCGCAAAAGAAAAAAACGACTCGGATGATTATCCGATTATTGCAAAAAAAGTTGCATTGGCAATGAAAAAAAGCAAAGGCGCTCAAGGCATCCTTCTCTGTGGAAGCGGACAGGGAGTCTGCATTGCAGCAAATAGAATAAAAGGCATCCGTGCGGCAGTAGCGTGGAATCCGCAAAGCGCAGCCGCATCGCGCAACGACGATGATGCGAATATCCTTTGCTTGGGAGCGCGGTTTTTCACTTCTACACAATTACTCACTATAATACTTTGCTGGCTGAAGACTCCTTTTTCAAAACTCTCCCGCCACAAGCGCCGTATCCGCCTCATTGATACCTTTCCAGCGCGATAA
- a CDS encoding MBL fold metallo-hydrolase, with product MLSPRLQFCGGAGGVTGACYLLELGSASVLVDCGLFQGGRFAEEENHKPFPFDPSKINTVFITHAHADHIGRLPKLYKEGFRGTIISTPPTRDLAEVMSHDAYKVMGHELEYQRGELLYGKEDVEGMLKLFTPHEYNAPFSFAHGCTATLRDSAHVLGSAMIEMDCDGTKIVFTGDLGNSPSPLLKTIYPIEHTDYMVMESVYGDRIHEPHEERKKILERTIEDVYSRGGTVIIPSFALERTQEILSELDELVEHNRIPRIPIFLDSPLAINATKVYEKYMSYFNETARQELSHNHNLFDFPGLKLTASREESRSINNVTGPKIIMAGNPHGDGSRILYHFQRYLDDPNSAIVFVGYARVSSLGRQLVDGQREVSIMGKRMRVRAQIRNIAGYSAHADQSQLKEFVRRFHKPIKNIFVTMGEPASSESLRRVIRDELGIQASAPLLGDTVILNEEQ from the coding sequence ATGTTGTCCCCACGATTACAATTTTGTGGCGGCGCCGGAGGGGTAACCGGCGCATGCTACCTTCTCGAGCTTGGATCGGCAAGCGTTCTTGTAGACTGCGGCCTTTTTCAAGGAGGAAGGTTCGCGGAAGAAGAAAACCATAAGCCTTTTCCATTTGATCCTTCAAAAATTAATACGGTCTTTATCACTCATGCGCATGCGGACCATATCGGCAGACTGCCAAAGCTGTACAAAGAAGGTTTTAGAGGAACGATCATATCGACTCCGCCTACTCGGGACCTGGCGGAAGTCATGTCTCATGACGCGTATAAAGTCATGGGGCATGAATTGGAATACCAGCGTGGCGAACTGCTATACGGGAAAGAAGATGTCGAGGGAATGCTGAAGCTTTTTACACCGCATGAATACAATGCGCCTTTTTCCTTTGCACACGGGTGCACTGCCACACTGCGTGATTCAGCGCATGTTCTGGGTTCAGCAATGATTGAAATGGACTGCGACGGCACCAAAATCGTTTTTACCGGCGATCTTGGCAATTCCCCGTCACCACTTTTGAAAACCATTTATCCTATCGAGCATACCGACTACATGGTCATGGAATCTGTGTATGGTGACCGAATCCACGAACCGCATGAAGAACGGAAAAAAATCCTCGAACGAACAATTGAAGACGTGTATAGCCGAGGTGGAACCGTTATCATACCATCATTCGCCCTTGAACGAACCCAGGAAATCCTGTCTGAACTTGATGAACTGGTCGAACACAACCGAATTCCGCGCATACCCATTTTCCTCGACAGTCCGCTTGCGATTAATGCGACGAAAGTGTATGAAAAATACATGTCGTATTTCAACGAAACAGCGCGCCAAGAACTTTCCCATAACCACAATTTATTTGATTTTCCCGGCTTGAAGCTTACGGCTTCCCGTGAAGAATCACGCTCGATTAATAACGTTACAGGGCCCAAAATCATCATGGCAGGCAACCCTCATGGCGACGGCAGCCGCATTCTCTACCATTTCCAACGGTACCTTGATGATCCAAACTCTGCTATTGTATTCGTGGGATACGCGCGTGTCAGTAGTTTAGGCCGGCAGCTTGTGGATGGACAGCGAGAGGTCTCTATTATGGGTAAACGCATGCGGGTGCGCGCGCAGATTCGTAATATTGCCGGGTATTCAGCGCATGCCGATCAATCACAACTCAAAGAATTTGTCCGCCGGTTTCACAAGCCGATCAAAAATATTTTTGTTACCATGGGAGAGCCTGCGTCCTCGGAAAGCTTGCGCCGTGTGATTCGCGATGAACTGGGTATACAGGCAAGCGCACCTCTTCTTGGTGACACAGTTATTCTTAACGAAGAACAATAA